From the genome of Halictus rubicundus isolate RS-2024b chromosome 2, iyHalRubi1_principal, whole genome shotgun sequence, one region includes:
- the Yippee gene encoding yippee zinc finger protein has product MGVIFLEHIGGTRLFSCASCDTNLTNRAQLISTRFTGATGRAFLFNKVVNLNYSEVQDRVMLTGRHMVRDVSCKNCDAKLGWSYEFATDDNQRYKEGRVILERALVTETDGMGDNIYYPSNNRT; this is encoded by the exons ATGGGCGTAATTTTTTTGGAACATATTGGAGGTACTCGTCTATTTTCTTGCGCGTCCTGTGACACCAATCTTACAAACAGAGCTCAGCTGATAAGCACGCGTTTTACGGGAGCTACGGGCCGTGCTTTTCTCTTTAACAAAGTCGTCAACTTAAATTACAG CGAGGTTCAGGATAGAGTGATGCTGACGGGTCGTCACATGGTCAGAGATGTCAGCTGCAAAAACTGTGATGCTAAGCTCGGGTGGTCATATGAATTTGCAACAGACGATAATCAACGTTACAAAGAAGGCCGTGTCATCCTGGAACGAGCTTTAGTCACTGAAACCGATGGAATGGGTGACAATATTTACTACCCTTCAAATAACAGGACTTAG
- the Smg gene encoding sterile alpha motif domain containing protein 4 smaug, whose protein sequence is MKWSHGPLFCEQVGELTRVFSQWNECEQTVVLYALLRRIPAVQARFLAQAVQHSLHSVSELDTQELNANNPAFINSLLSESTEVAINQLLTHLPLLRPGNVECKQCYLVAIPELVSHCVTTGQYTEQIQQLLSYTLIHPAITSQDRRSLTQWLRHLEERISGTPPIHSLEEYTNSTIRWDNAWQRNSKQQNDQTNLFGTQPGTAFNLQFPPPVTRQRRSNSLTPPVAPPHHLEVVDRSNNVNCTTRHKPRSFSISGDHTSNLIGLGPLSPQSSCASSGSEGRLDEASNLSLASGMRDVPSWLKTLRLHKYSYLFVTLSYEEMLQLTEEQLAEQAVTKGARHKLALSIAKLQQRYTTLVNLEKDLLQPTRDNTQSASFSQGPTILVNTIDELKTILATPMKPSQENDPQDIPAQFTKVLGKLCSRLALDSVDDGILCACINILEKVLQHDCFTPNQKEKVQQWRSRLGNPRPTPKWQHNYGYNNRRYCNPQQHNRKPSLNLGHIHNAHQQNNSFVVSPHRNSISTPYLQNNQSQSVNQNTLRSVHTTEKRPSLQESSLQQLQRTLQRTYSAPRDHFLGQTGNNTSETTEPEINSRLESLCLRMTEQAIGGFGEA, encoded by the exons ATGAAGTGGTCACATGGCCCTTTGTTCTGTGAACAAGTAGGCGAACTCACTAGAGTTTTTTCACAGTGGAATGAGTGCGAACAGACTGTAGTTCTTTATGCTCTACTTCGGCGCATTCCTGCAGTTCAGGCAAGGTTTCTTGCACAAGCAGTGCAACATTCCTTGCACTCAGTTTCTGAGTTAGACACGCAGGAATTAAATGCCAATAATCCAG CATTTATCAACTCCTTACTCTCCGAATCAACGGAAGTTGCTATCAATCAACTTCTAACACATCTGCCATTATTAAGGCCTGGGAATGTAGAGTGCAAACAATGCTACTTAGTAGCTATACCAGAATTAGTAAGCCACTGTGTAACCACAGGTCAATACACAGAACAAATTCAACAACTATTAAGTTATACTTTGATCCATCCAGCTATTACTAGTCAAGATAGACGTTCTTTGACTCAATGGCTTCGTCATCTTGAAGAACGCATTAGCGGTACACCACCTATACATAGTCTCGAAGAGTACACCAATAGTACTATTAG GTGGGATAATGCATGGCAACGAAATTCTAAACAACAGAACGatcaaacaaatttatttggtACACAACCAGGTACTgcctttaatttacaatttccTCCACCTGTAACTCGCCAACGTCGGTCAAACAGTTTAACACCACCAGTTGCTCCACCTCATCATTTAGAAGTAGTCGATCGCAGTAACAATGTAAATTGCACGACCAGGCACAAGCCAAGAAGTTTTAGCATCTCTGGAGACCATACCA GCAATCTTATTGGATTAGGCCCATTGAGCCCTCAAAGCTCGTGTGCAAGTAGTGGCAGCGAAGGACGTTTAGATGAAGCTTCTAATCTATCACTTGCTAGTGGTATGAGAG ATGTACCGTCATGGCTTAAAACCTTGCGCCTTCATAAGTATAGTTATCTTTTCGTTACTCTGAGTTACGAAGAGATGCTTCAATTGACTGAAGAACAATTAGCAGAACAGGCTGTAACAAAAGGAGCCAGGCATAAACTAGCCCTTTCCATTGCGAAGTTGCAGCAACGCTATACTACGCTTGTAAATTTAGAAAAAGACTTGTTGCAGCCAACACGTGATAACACACAGTCAGCATCGTTTTCACAAGGACCAACGATACTGGTCAATACCATTGACGAGTTGAAAACAATATTAGCTACGCCCATGAAACCAAGTCAAGAAAACGATCCTCAAGACATACCTGCGCAATTCACCAAGGTTCTTGGTAAAC TGTGTAGCAGATTGGCATTGGATAGCGTGGATGATGGCATTTTGTGCGCTtgtattaacatattagaaaaAGTATTGCAGCATGATTGCTTTACACCAAACCAGAAGGAAAAGGTACAACAGTGGCGTAGTAGACTTGGAAATCCACGACCCACTCCGAA ATGGCAACACAATTATGGATACAATAACAGAAGATATTGTAATCCACAACAGCACAACAGAAAGCCAAGTTTGAACTTAGGTCACATTCACAATGCACATCAGCAGAACAATTCGTTCGTGGTTAGCCCTCACAGGAACAGCATATCCACACCGTACCTACAAAACAATCAGAGCCAAAGTGTAAATCAGAATACCTTACGTTCAGTTCACACAACCGAGAAACGACCCAGTTTACAAGAGTCTAGTTTACAG CAGTTACAAAGAACGTTACAGCGCACATACAGCGCGCCGAGGGATCATTTTCTTGGTCAAACCGGGAACAACACATCCGAAACAACGGAGCCGGAGATTAACTCTCGTCTGGAATCTCTTTGTTTAAGAATGACAGAACAAGCGATCGGTGGCTTCGGTGAGGCCTAA